In Hydrogenovibrio marinus, a single genomic region encodes these proteins:
- the rpsB gene encoding 30S ribosomal protein S2, whose amino-acid sequence MAKVTMRQMLEAGVHFGHQTRYWNPKMGEYIFGARNKIHIVNLEKTLPLFNDALNFLGGVAAKKGNILFVGTKRAAGELVAQEAQRCGMPYINHRWLGGMLTNFKTIKQSIKRLKDLETQEQDGTFEKITKKEALMRTRQKEKLELSLGGIKDMRAMPDAIFIIDTGNEKIAIQEAKNLGIPVVGVVDTNNDPSGIDYVIPGNDDAVRAVSLYLSAAADAINEGKSTITTAVEGDDFVEEKAEAAE is encoded by the coding sequence ATGGCAAAAGTTACTATGCGCCAAATGCTTGAAGCGGGTGTTCACTTCGGACATCAAACTCGTTATTGGAACCCAAAAATGGGTGAGTACATTTTCGGTGCTCGAAACAAAATTCATATCGTAAACTTGGAAAAAACTTTACCACTGTTTAACGATGCTTTGAACTTTCTAGGTGGTGTTGCTGCGAAAAAGGGAAATATCCTTTTCGTAGGTACAAAAAGAGCTGCTGGTGAATTGGTTGCTCAAGAAGCTCAACGTTGTGGAATGCCTTATATAAACCACCGTTGGTTGGGTGGTATGTTGACAAACTTTAAAACCATCAAGCAATCAATTAAGCGTTTAAAAGACTTAGAAACACAAGAGCAAGACGGTACTTTCGAAAAAATTACCAAAAAAGAAGCTTTGATGCGTACGCGTCAAAAAGAAAAGCTAGAGTTGTCTCTAGGTGGTATCAAAGATATGCGTGCAATGCCTGATGCTATCTTTATTATCGATACAGGTAATGAAAAAATTGCTATTCAAGAAGCTAAAAACTTGGGGATTCCTGTAGTTGGTGTTGTTGATACTAATAACGACCCTAGTGGTATTGACTATGTAATTCCTGGGAATGATGACGCTGTAAGAGCGGTTTCTCTATATTTGTCTGCGGCGGCAGATGCAATTAACGAAGGTAAATCAACTATTACAACTGCGGTTGAAGGTGATGACTTCGTAGAAGAGAAAGCTGAAGCAGCAGAGTAA